One genomic region from Thalassotalea sp. PS06 encodes:
- a CDS encoding SPOR domain-containing protein: protein MAHKDYISKTRPKKKSNPYRKKTAAKKRAPVDWGFRLKLVALLAIVGGGVYFLNFIDENPGPLAEQGQSIESQIAQVQQQAQQKSQQEEDPLPEKPEEELAFWTTLPEKKVEVNGGYEVSDPKKRKLQCASLRSRQRAEELKAKIAFTTGQPSDVIRKEGSNGVLYVVQLGPFENKRAAEKLKHELRSNGINYCIIYPWS, encoded by the coding sequence ATGGCTCACAAAGACTATATTTCCAAGACTCGTCCAAAAAAGAAAAGTAACCCGTATCGCAAAAAAACAGCGGCGAAAAAGCGTGCGCCTGTCGATTGGGGATTTCGCCTTAAGCTTGTAGCTTTACTGGCTATCGTCGGTGGTGGTGTTTATTTTCTTAATTTTATTGATGAAAATCCGGGACCGCTGGCGGAACAGGGTCAGTCTATCGAATCACAAATTGCTCAGGTTCAGCAACAGGCTCAGCAAAAATCGCAACAAGAAGAAGATCCACTTCCGGAAAAACCTGAAGAGGAACTTGCGTTCTGGACCACCCTTCCGGAGAAAAAAGTTGAAGTTAACGGCGGCTACGAAGTCTCTGATCCGAAAAAACGTAAGCTCCAATGTGCGTCTTTGCGTTCTCGTCAAAGAGCCGAAGAACTGAAAGCAAAGATAGCCTTTACCACGGGACAGCCCTCAGATGTAATTCGTAAAGAAGGTTCAAACGGCGTTCTATATGTTGTGCAGCTTGGACCGTTCGAAAACAAACGCGCCGCAGAAAAGCTAAAGCACGAGTTGCGCAGTAATGGAATTAATTACTGCATTATCTACCCCTGGTCTTGA
- the hslV gene encoding ATP-dependent protease subunit HslV, with amino-acid sequence MTTIVSVRRDGKVCIGGDGQVSLGNTVMKGNARKVRRLYHDKVLAGFAGGTADAFTLFERFENKLEMHQGHLTKAAVELAKDWRSDRALRRLEAMLVVADHTASLIITGNGDVVQPENDLIAIGSGGNYAQAAATALFENTELGARDIVEKSLKIAGDICVFTNQNLTIDEL; translated from the coding sequence GTGACTACGATTGTTTCAGTACGCCGTGATGGCAAAGTATGTATTGGCGGCGATGGCCAGGTTTCTCTTGGCAACACGGTAATGAAGGGCAACGCCCGTAAAGTACGTCGTTTGTATCATGACAAAGTTTTAGCGGGTTTTGCCGGTGGTACCGCCGATGCATTTACCCTGTTTGAGCGATTTGAAAACAAATTAGAAATGCATCAGGGGCACCTGACCAAGGCGGCGGTTGAGTTAGCGAAAGACTGGCGCAGCGACAGAGCACTGCGTCGTCTTGAAGCTATGCTGGTTGTCGCCGATCACACCGCTTCATTAATCATCACCGGTAATGGTGATGTGGTGCAACCGGAAAATGATCTAATCGCAATCGGTAGCGGTGGCAATTATGCCCAGGCGGCGGCGACAGCGTTATTTGAGAATACCGAACTGGGTGCTCGTGACATTGTCGAAAAGTCTTTGAAGATCGCCGGTGATATCTGTGTGTTCACCAACCAGAATTTAACCATCGATGAATTATAG
- the hslU gene encoding HslU--HslV peptidase ATPase subunit: MSNMTPREIVHELDQHIIGQMDAKKAVAIALRNRWRRMQLDDELRAEVTPKNILMIGPTGVGKTEIARRLAKLAKAPFIKVEATKFTEVGYVGKEVETIIRDLTDMAMKMTKEQEMQRVRHLAEEAAEERILDVLIPNPRNSFGEEQETDNSSTRQVFRKKLREGKLDDKEIEIDIIQPQVGLEIMAPPGMEDMTSQLQSMFQNLSQDKSKKRKLKIKDAFKALQEEEASKLLNPDELKEKALEAVEQHGIVFLDEVDKICKRGDTSGPDVSREGVQRDLLPLVEGSTVSTKHGMVKTDHILFIASGAFQMAKPSDLIPELQGRLPIRVELKALTTEDFVRILTEPNASLTEQYIALMATEGVKIEFSEDGIQALATAAWQVNETTENIGARRLHTVMERLMEDLSFHADDHSGNLVTIDKAYVQSKLDILVQDEDLSRFIL, translated from the coding sequence ATGTCTAACATGACTCCTCGTGAAATCGTTCACGAACTTGATCAACATATTATCGGCCAGATGGATGCGAAAAAAGCCGTAGCCATCGCTTTAAGAAACCGCTGGCGTCGGATGCAACTTGATGATGAGTTGCGCGCCGAGGTAACACCGAAAAATATCCTGATGATAGGTCCAACCGGTGTTGGTAAAACCGAAATCGCTCGCCGTTTAGCAAAACTTGCAAAAGCGCCTTTCATTAAAGTTGAAGCCACTAAATTTACCGAAGTCGGTTATGTCGGTAAGGAAGTGGAAACCATTATCCGTGATTTGACGGATATGGCGATGAAAATGACCAAAGAGCAGGAAATGCAGCGGGTTCGTCATCTTGCTGAAGAAGCGGCTGAAGAGCGCATCTTGGATGTTTTAATTCCTAATCCTCGCAACAGCTTTGGAGAAGAGCAGGAAACTGACAATTCTTCGACCCGTCAGGTATTTCGTAAAAAGCTTCGTGAAGGCAAACTAGACGATAAAGAAATCGAAATCGACATCATCCAGCCACAGGTTGGCTTGGAAATTATGGCGCCTCCGGGAATGGAGGACATGACGTCGCAATTACAAAGCATGTTCCAGAACCTTTCCCAGGATAAGAGTAAAAAACGTAAGCTTAAAATTAAAGATGCGTTTAAAGCTTTGCAGGAAGAAGAAGCATCGAAACTTCTGAATCCAGATGAGTTGAAAGAAAAAGCCTTAGAAGCAGTCGAACAACACGGTATCGTGTTCTTGGATGAGGTAGATAAAATCTGTAAGCGTGGCGATACCTCAGGTCCTGACGTATCCCGTGAAGGTGTGCAACGTGACTTACTGCCTTTAGTTGAAGGCTCTACGGTATCTACTAAGCACGGTATGGTTAAAACCGACCATATTCTGTTTATTGCATCAGGCGCTTTCCAAATGGCCAAACCTTCCGATTTGATCCCGGAGCTACAGGGCCGTTTGCCAATTCGCGTGGAACTAAAAGCTCTAACCACGGAGGATTTTGTTCGCATTCTGACCGAACCTAACGCGTCATTGACCGAGCAATACATTGCCCTGATGGCAACCGAAGGTGTGAAAATTGAGTTCTCGGAAGATGGTATCCAGGCGCTGGCAACTGCCGCCTGGCAGGTAAACGAAACCACAGAGAACATAGGTGCTCGTCGTCTACATACGGTAATGGAACGCTTGATGGAAGATTTATCATTCCATGCCGATGATCACAGTGGTAATCTGGTGACTATCGATAAAGCTTATGTACAGAGCAAACTCGATATACTGGTTCAGGATGAAGACTTAAGCCGCTTTATCTTGTAA
- a CDS encoding gamma-butyrobetaine hydroxylase-like domain-containing protein, producing MAVTEIVHSKKQRELTLTFNDDFSAALSAEFLRVYSPLEQTSAKGKPKPPVSNKKLVAITAIDNVGKHGLRIHFDDGHQAVYRHLLLQEFAHNKQRLWQEYLDALAVTGYTREANIEIKQL from the coding sequence ATGGCGGTCACTGAAATTGTTCATAGTAAGAAACAACGAGAGCTTACTTTAACCTTTAATGATGATTTCAGTGCAGCGCTGAGCGCAGAATTTTTGCGGGTTTATTCTCCTTTGGAACAAACTTCGGCTAAAGGTAAACCGAAACCACCGGTTAGCAACAAAAAGTTAGTGGCTATCACGGCCATCGATAATGTTGGTAAGCACGGCTTGAGAATCCATTTCGACGATGGTCATCAGGCGGTATATCGGCATTTATTGTTACAGGAATTTGCTCATAATAAGCAGCGTTTATGGCAGGAATATCTGGATGCGCTGGCCGTTACCGGCTATACCAGGGAAGCAAATATCGAAATTAAACAGCTGTAG